One stretch of Zootoca vivipara chromosome 8, rZooViv1.1, whole genome shotgun sequence DNA includes these proteins:
- the LOC118089990 gene encoding myelin P2 protein, whose product MHVAHTILLPPTENCSYHFHSSEETLSSKPCIMCNKFVGSWKLVSSENFDDYMKELGVGLATRKLSSLAKPKVIISMKGDEVTIRTESTFKNTQITFKLGQEFQETTADDRKTKTVVTLEKGALVQMQKWNGKESTIRRKLVDGKMVVECTVKGVTCTRVYEKM is encoded by the exons ATGCATGTGGCTCACACAATCCTTCTGCCTCCTACTGAGAACTGTTCCTATCACTTCCATTCTTCTGAGGAAACACTGTCTAGCAAGCCCTGCATAATGTGCAACAAATTTGTGGGAAGCTGGAAACTTGTCTCTAGTGAAAACTTTGATGACTACATGAAAGAACTGG GGGTGGGGTTGGCCACCAGAAAACTTAGCAGTTTGGCCAAGCCCAAAGTCATCATCAGCATGAAGGGTGATGAGGTAACAATCAGAACTGAAAGTACCTTCAAAAATACACAGATCACTTTCAAGTTGGGGCAGGAATTTCAAGAAACCACTGCAGATGACAGGAAAACAAAG ACTGTTGTAACCTTAGAAAAAGGTGCATTGGTTCAAATGCAGAAGTGGAATGGCAAAGAATCAACAATAAGGAGGAAACTAGTTGATGGGAAAATGGTGGTG GAATGCACCGTGAAAGGTGTCACCTGTACAAGAGTCTATGAGAAGATGTGA